TCTGCCCCTCTCCTTCAGGTACGGTAGGATTCACAGGGCTTCTGGCAAAGCGTTGGTGAGCAGCGTGTCCCAGTGGGGTGCCTCTACCTGAGAGCAATGGGATCGGCggtgctggcagaggcagatCCGCAGAGCCCATGCCCGAGGCTGCTGGATGGACCTCCTCAGTCAGAGTCGCTTCCCTCCTGCTTTGCTGACCCGACAGCGGACgccagctcctcctcctgccctttcAACCGCTCTCCTGCAAGCGAGAAACAGCAGCGGCTTAGGGATACCGGGGAACCCACACAGCGGAGGACCTGAACTGCAGCCCCCGAACCCACAAACcatccttccctgctgcacaaGCCAAGCGTGCGTGCAGCCTCGGGGAAGCTATTTGGGACCGACAGCTTCACAGACCCTTTTGGGAAGGGGATCAAGCTCCACCGGTCCCTCCCTGGCCCAAAAGCAAGGCACCGAGCTCCCAGTAAGGATCGTGTCGTCCCTCCGGAACAACTGGTGACTCCACACACTATGCCTACAGCACCATAACGCACGTATCAATTCAGCGATGGCTCTCTGCGtcctcttctccagcttctccagtTTCTTGGCTACATCTCGCTTCAAATCCCTGGGGAGGAGAGTGACAATGTCAGAACAAATCCTCGCCCCAGGCAGATGTGAACACAGGGGCCACGTTACACTTTTCCCAGTGGAAGAGAAACTCCCCTCTCCTATAAGCACCACGGAGCAGACCGTGTGTGTTTGCCACCAAGGCAGCTCACGGGCCAACCAACCTGATGTCCAGAGCATCCCTTGTGACTGAGGccatcatagaatcattaaggttggaaaagacctctaggatcatctagtccaaccataTGGTGAACATCAGCCAACATCATGGTGACAAGCACCCCAAAGGGATCAGTGGAGTCACTCAGTGTAAGCAGGAAGAGGGAGGACAGCGCCGTGCCTTGCGTCTCCCTCAACAGCAGGGCAGGGTTTCCCATTTCTAACACTTTTAACCCAACCTGGACAACCTCGAGGTGATGGTAACCCACTGCTGATGCCAACACCCCTTTCccaggagcagggctctgcaggtACTCACCAGTCTGGCTTCCTGGGGGCCAGGTTTGCCAGATCctagggaggaagaggagacacCCAGTGAGAGCTGCAGGTGAGGTTCAAGCCTGGATGCAGATAGAGGCACCTGGCACACAGCGGTCCTGAATATACGTACCACCTCGTCGATGATGGGCTCTGGCTTGGCAGCCTCCAGCTGGTCCTTCACCTTGTCTTCCACTAGATGGGGGAACAGGACCAGCATCAGCGCAGGGCACAGCGGTGGGACACCAAGGGGACAAGGCATAGGGAAACCCACCAAAGTTCTGGGCTCagttcagaaaagcttttatgAAAGCCCATTTGAATGTCTCTGCCTTAAGAGTGCAGTAAATACAAGTGAGTACCCGTGGGTACAGACGTTCCCCCACCACCCAAACCCTTTCGGAGACTCCTAAGAATCATCTGAAAATGATGCAAACCCAACAACCATTTAACACCACAAACAGCAACGGCAGTGAGAAGTCTGCTGGGTTCAAGGCCCCTTTTCGTAAGACCTGCAGGGATCAGCTGCTCCACGGGTGTTTAAACTGGAATTTGACTCACCGTGACGCATTTACAAGGCCACCCCACCTGAGACATCTTGGAGGAATCAAGCTCTAGCCCAGACCTTACGTAAAGGTCTGCAGATCCTGAGGATAATGGCAAAGCACACGTGGAAAACAGGCTTCTATCCTTCGACGCAGGCATCTGTGCACGGAGGGGGTGCGGGCACCAGGGAGCACATCCCTGAGGGATGAATCCTGCTCCAACAAACGGATACGCCCGAGGCACATTTAATATGAACCCACACCGAGTCCCAGCTCCTCtgtcctcctccatccccagcctctGCACAAAGTGCCCGAGGACAGACGGGCTGGTTACTCCAGACACGGGAACCGCAGCCGATGGGCGCTGCAGCTCCAAAGAACGGCTGGCAGAGAGTGCAAGTTTTACTGGAAAAGGTCAAAATTGCTGTGCCCGATTCCAAACCGCACACCCAGGAAGAGTCAGAGGAAGTTTTAAACTTTTACAAAAGGATAAAGAAAGTGCGGCGTCAGCATTCCTACCTACCAGATCTCTGCCATGCTCCCAAAGGCAGCCTTTTTATTTAggacattttttaaagagatcCATTCCAGGAGGACTCCATATTTCAAGATCAAGGGAACTTCTACCCTTCACCTCCCTCTCAAGAGCTGCACGGAGGTTCAGTGCAAAGAAATAGCAGACTGAACGCCCTGGACTCATGACTAATATTTGTTTAAAGgtaattcaaacaaaaaacagccTGAATCTCCTTGAGAATTCTCCAGCAAGAGCTCCTCTGAGTATCAACCCTTTGGTTTGGGGCTGGACTCGGTGTGCTCAGACACACACCCCACTTGTGCAATGCAGGGTGTGCAGTCCCCACGGGCGAGAGGGGATGATGAAGCAACGGGGCCTGCAAGCATCACACTCGCCCAGCTCCCACCACGGCTGCTCAGACATGCCAGCACCCTCCAGGGCTGCAGACACTCATCTCCTAGGACCTACCACCCTCACACCACCAAGTTGCTACCAGAATACATCCCAGTGGCTTTTCCACCTTGGGCTGGAGCGAGCAGGAACACAGAGGTTTCCAAGCCACCtgatttttggaaagaaaaagtacaacCCATCCATTTTGCAGCATGCTGGCTGGATGCAGAGTCCTGCGCTGTTTTATTTGTCCTCACAACCACAAGTGCTGTTTCATTCCCTCACCACAGGCACCAGCACCATCGTTGGCAACACTTCTGCTTTCGTGTTCCCTCATTGCGCCTCCCATGTTCCCGCTTGCACCCACCTGAGGCTGGCTTGGCCTGGGgcaccttcctcttcttcagctCCTCATCTTCGGGCTCGTAGTTTCGCAGTTTGAGCtccctggggaggaaggggaagagcacAGAGCACTGAGAGACGTCCGTGCCACCCCGGACTGTGCGCTCTCGCTAGTGAGGGGCGCATCTGCATCAccggctgcaggcaggggccaGCAGCAACCCACCCAGATCAGAAAAGACAGGGTCAACCAGGAGCTTGGCACGATAAAGGAGATGTCTTGGCAAGGCAAGCAGATGCAGCTGGTAATAGACCCAAGGTGCCTTGCAAAGCTCTGAACTTCAGCCCAGCTCCCTTTTAGGTGTCAACCCAGTGATAGATTCAGGATGGGAACACCAGAGAAGATCCCCaatcagggaagaaaatgaTCCCAGGAGGGTATGCAGGaaggacaggggaaaaaaaagagtatttagGCTACAAGGTGGTTAACCAGTCACTAGAGATGTTTCTGGAAGTGCCAGAAACAGGGGTGCAGGTCAGCCACATGGTGGAAATAAGGGGAGCAAATTCAGGTTCCTGAGCAAATGGGTGGTGGAGCTGGCGGTGACAGGGACGATGATATCCACGACACCCAGAAGCTCGCCCATCCTTTCACCTCCCTCCAGGAGAGCTCAAGAGCAGCAGTCaaccctctccccagcacacaCACCTCCCCGATATTCAGATGCTAATTCTCCCCCTTTTCAAGGCTGTTCTTTTTACACCTCTCCCAAATAATTTGGGCCTCAAATGGACAATCATGACACAACCTCAGTCATGTGCACCCCCAGGCTGATTCCTCCCCGAGTTCAAACCCTGCAAGCTTCAAGCAGAGGCATCTCCAAAACCAGAGCCCTGAAAATCAAGCTCGCAGGACCCCATCCCACCTCTGGTTGCTTATACACGCGTACAACatgctctgcaggctgctggaTCTATATAACAGTACATGAGCCCATAGGGTAAATTAAGTAGATTAAACTCATTTAACACTGTCAATGGGTTTAATCAGTTTAAATAGAAACTGAGGCACTTGCTGCCCAGCAatgctccctccccagccgTCAGCAAAGCCTTTGGCAGCGATGAGGACGCAGAGAGCCCCGATGCAAACGCAGGAGAGGGCAATTTTATCAGGCAGGAAAACTAATATTACtatttttcctcccagcagATAGCTGATACCTGGGGCCAATTCCTTGCTAGACTTTACTGATGGAGAAGCAAGTGAGATACAACCCATCCAAAGGGCTTACAATCAAAGCAGAGAGGCAAAAGAAAGGGTGAAGAAGCTACAGCGCAGGAGAGATGAGAAGAGGAAGGTCAGTGGTCAGATGGCCACGCTAATCTGGgaagcacaaaaaaacccaaccttggAGGTCCTTGGAGCACAGCAGGAAGGTCCTACCCTTCCCACGCCACCCCGTCCCCTCTCCGGCAGCTGTCCGAGCCCACACCACGGCCGGTGCCACGGTGGTGGTGAGAGCACGTGGTTGGAGCTCAGCAAGACCTAACGGAGATAAATGCGACCAGCAGACTGGAAACCAGGGCCCAGGCAGATTAGGAGACTTGCAGACATTTCTCATGTAATCAAGCCCGGGTCCCCCGAGCCCTTACATCAGCGCAACACCGTGCAACAAGAACAATCTTCCCAGCGCTGGGAGGAAGGATGCttaaaagaaacacaggagCGATTAGCATGTAGCTGCACCACCTCCCCCAGGCCAAGAGCACCTTCACCCCATGAAAACAAGCTGCTGTGCACAGTTTTACGTGTATTTTTACGCACACGGGCCCTGGGAGGAGGGATTTATTAAATTAACCTCTAACCGACCACCATGAATCCCCAGCCAGAAAGGCAGTTCTTTTCAGGAAGGCTGATCTTAGAGGAtcaagtgattatttttttgcagaaggAGATGCCACCTCCAGGCACACAGAAGTCACCGTTATTCCGTGATTTTATGGACAATCTCTGCTTAGCAGGATTTTGTTGCTAACCTGGGAGGccaggggaggaagaggagcagctaATTCATTCAGGAGGTAATAGGACGTCAGGCTGCGATGTCTAACATCTGGCTACAGGCTGGCTCACACGCGCTGGAGAGGATTTATCTGGCAAAGTGACAGACCCTGCAGAATGCGAACTTTCAGAATCTCCCAGACTTTCTGGTCTCCTTAGCCCATGTTTAGAAGGATTTACCTGCAGCTGAAAGGGAACCAAACACAGATTCCCTAAGGTCAGATCACCTAAAATAAGAGAGCTACGAGCTAAGcaagctgtttctttcagtcCAGCAAGATGTTACCGTTACACCTCGacaagcaatattttaaaatcatcgTTTTGCACATGCAATGGGAGCTGCGGCTGCCTGGCCACAGCCAAACCAGCAGAGAGCTGAGAGGTCTTCTGTTTGCAGCAGAAGTTCCCGGATCCCACATTTCAAGGGGCATAGACTCTGGAGGTCTGATTCCTGCTTCAAGAAGAGCGTCCAGCCCTTCATTACATTGCTGCAGGGCTTCGGCACCACTTGGGGAACACACAAAGAAGAGGGACTGGAGTTTAAACCTGCTCCCCACCACTCTTCCTACCCGGAGAAACCCCATTTCAGCTTGCAAACAAAAGCCTTGCAGTCCAGCACTGCTCATGCTCGCTGGAGGTTTATTCACGACATTCAAACAATAAAACCACAAGGCACAACTTGGCAGGTTCTGCCACAGATGGGACGAGCGGCGGCGCAGGTCTGGCAGAAGGGGAAGCAGCTGATGTGtgggggtgaggaggagaagCATGGCGAGATGATCCCCCCCGCGCCCAGCACCAGGGCTTTCAGATCCTTATTAAACCCATGCACAACTACAAGCgccaggagaaaaacaaacaaaaattgatCCCTTTAATTAACTGTACAAGGCGAGAGCAGCTCTCGCACCTGCCTCCGGTAATTCTCGGTGCCCAGCGCTCCCCGAGGCCACCTCCTCGGGGGGGCTCGGGGATTTCAGCACGCTCAGGCCCCAGCAGCGTCACGCTCACCAGGAGTGGAAGACTTGTCTCCCCCTTTGTCCATGCATGAGTATATCTGTAAGACagagaaacaagcagcagagcGGTGCTACCCTGAGTAACTCGAAGGCAGGCAAGGGttaagcatatatatttttagaagttgTTACTGGTCTTCCACAGAGGTGGGTTAAATAAAGTTCAGGTGCCAGCGGTTCCTCTAGTACTGCATTCCAAAAAGACAGCCCAGTGCACTTTACAAGTGATTAATTATCCAAGTTcccatgaaaacaaacaaaaaaaaaaccacccaccaaaaaacccagagcTAACAACAGGCTCTGCAGCAGAACGGGCACATAGGAGCCAGGTTAGGGAGTGAGCTCCCGGGGCGGAGGGCACATCATGGCAATGCACCGGCACTAACATGAGTGCTTAACGCTCCTCGGGAAGGACCGAGCACCGGGACAAGACCTGGGTTTGAACCATTTGGCTTTAGGGTGGGATCTAGCTCGTGCAGGCTCACGAGCAGATTTTATCAGCATCTTCTTATAACTGATGGACGTGGTGCCAAATCCAGGAGATGCTCTCCTGCCCCTTCGAGCACCTTGTGCAGTGTCTCCCAGCCCATTTCAACCCAAACgagccaggactgctggggatggaggtggtTATAGCCTTACAACTGGCACTGGGTGCAGATCTGTGCTGAAAGCTCCTAGGACCGCACACAGATTTGGGTAGCTGCAGCGATTACAGAGGGGGCACAGCTTTCCAGCATCTCCTAAAAGCCCATCAGGGGTGGCAGGTTCCCTGTTTTGGGTCAGGAATGCCTCAAACCTGCTTTCCACTGTGGGCCCGGAGCTCCTTGCCGGGGAAGAAGGTGGTATGTCAGCCTTTCTTTGAAGCAGGCGGGTTGGAAATGGCATGGCATGCAGGGTATGCGCAGAATGCAAAGAGCTATCTCAATGCAAAACACAGGACACTCAAAGCTGTCTGCAAGGTTGATTTTTGCTTTACTCCTTCAGCCCCAAGGGCTTTATGGAGCAAACACCAGTCTTCAATTGATGAATGGATCTTTCTAAGCCTTCTGGTGAAGAGCCCGCAGGCCGGTGGCCTTGCATCAGGACCATGGGGAATGGGTTTGCCAAGAAACCCTCTAACAGCGATTTCTTCAGATGTCACAGCATCCCCGCTCCCGTAGTTACTATCACAAAACAGTCACTTGGAGCTGCACTGACAAGACTGCTTCAAGAGCACCTTCCTATTTTTACCTCTCTGAGGACAGGGCTAAGGGCCAAAGCAAGCTGGCTAGGATATCTCGATATGgttttctttgtgcttctggAGGTGAAAGAGGCAAGCAGACCTCAGCAGGACAGATACTAGCAGAAGGCAGGAGTCCAGCAGCATTTGCCCAGGATCAGAGGTGGGTGTCCTCCACGGCTCTTCACCTCTTGGTCTCCCTCAACCCCTTCATGTCACTCTGCTTAAACATCTCTTGTGCTCCTCAGCATCAGCTTTAGGCACCTGATGaagctacaaaagaaaaaaaaaagatgcttccTCTGCTGCATCATCAAAACAAAGTGATTTCAAACACCCAGACCCCAGacaactattttttaattgccatGGTAGAACCTTTCCATTCTTTGGAAGCGGTTTAGGGAAGTCCTGGGTGTTCTCAACCCTATCAGGCAACTTCTTTGCCAAAGCCCTGGAGAAATACCATCTGGTTTGAGAATTTGCTGCCCTTTGACTTTCCCAAGCTGCTCCAGAGACCGTTTTCAGAACTTTCCATTTTTGCGACGGCCACTCCAAT
Above is a genomic segment from Ciconia boyciana chromosome 2, ASM3463844v1, whole genome shotgun sequence containing:
- the CCDC12 gene encoding coiled-coil domain-containing protein 12 → MAAPGGGVEAEEPAAGPALGRLEEEARRRRERLRALRQRTLQNKDSSEPENKQFREDDEEETIKHKELKLRNYEPEDEELKKRKVPQAKPASVEDKVKDQLEAAKPEPIIDEVDLANLAPRKPDWDLKRDVAKKLEKLEKRTQRAIAELIRERLKGQEEELASAVGSAKQEGSDSD